The genome window GGCACCACAGAAGTGATAATGTCGCCATTACTGTCGCGCCATGTATCAGTACGCGCCCGCCGTTCGATGTTGCTGCCTTCAAGATCCTGCGTGCCCCAAACTTGTGCTCCGCCCTGCTGACCGGGCGGCGGCACGTAGCCTCCGCCGCTGGTGGCTGCCGAAGCCGGGCAAGCTCCAGCCAGAGCGCAAGCGGCGCACAACAAGCATATGGCCGTGTTTTTTTTCATGGCTATCCTCTTAATGGCGGCATTTCCACTCTCTCCCCGTATTACTCTAGCAGCGGCGGCGAAACTGGTCTACGAAAAATGGAAGAGGCGGCGCGCTGGTGAAAACAGTGGAACTGGCTTTTATAACGCACCGGAAAGTGCGGCGGCATACGAAGAAAAACGGGCGCAGCGGGCGGTTAAAAAAGTCGCTTGGGCTTTGCGGCAAAATCTGCTAAAGAACGCCAATCCAAAGGAGGCTACGGATGTCCAGCGATCGCGCGAAGGCCTATACGCAGGCAGGCGTTGACATTGAGGCGGGGAACACCCTTGTTTCACGCATCAAATCTATGGTGCAAAGCACCCAGACCAGGGGTGTCATTTCAGATATAGGCGGCTTTGGCGGCCTCTTCCGACCTGACCTCAGCGGCATGAGCGAACCTGTGCTGGTTTCCTCTACGGATGGCGTGGGCACCAAGCTCAAGCTGGCCTTTGCCTTTGACAAGCACGATACCGTGGGCATCGATCTGGTGGCCATGAGTGTTAACGATATTTTGGTTCAGGGGGCCAATCCTCTGTTCTTTCTGGATTATTTTGCCACAGGCAAGCTCAATGTGGATACGGCGCAAACCGTCATCGGCGGCGTGGCCGAAGGCTGCCGTCAGGCCGACTGCGCCCTGCTTGGTGGTGAAACCGCCGAAATGCCCGACATGTACGCCCCCGGCGAATATGATCTCGCGGGTTTTTGCGTGGGCATTGTCGATAATGCCAAGCTTATTGACGGATCGGGCATCCAGGTGGGCGACCATATCGTAGGCATTGCGTCCTCTGGCCTGCACTCCAACGGGTATTCCCTTGCCCGCAAGGTGCTGGAAAAGAGTGGACTCAAGCCTGACGACGCCTTTCCCGGAGCCGACGGCGCCAGCGTGCGCGACGTCATGCTGGCCCCCACCATCATTTATGTTGAAGCCGTCCGTTCCCTTCTGCGTGATCTCAACGTGAAGGGCATGGCCCATATCACTGGCGGTGGTTTTTACGATAATATTCCCCGCGTGCTGCCCGCTCAGGTGGAAGCCCGTATTAATTTCGGCAGCTGGCAAATGTCGCCTGTCTTCCGCTGGCTTAAAGAAACGGGCGACCTTTCCTGGCCCGAAATTCTGCAGATTTTCAATGGCGGCATAGGCTATGTGCTGGTGCTGCCCCCTGACCAGAGCGAAGAGGCCATCAGCCGTATCCAGGCCTTCAATCTGCGTGCCTGGCACATCGGTGATGTGGCCCGCCGCAGCAAGGACGGCAATGAAACCGAACAGGTTGTAGTGAACTTCTAGTTCAAGTCACCCCTGAGGATACGCATTCTCAGGGGTGAATGCATTTTGCCCTGATATTTGACACGCAAAAATAGTAATGCTGCCGTTCGCAAAGGCTGAAGCCTGCGCTCCAACGTCTGGCATCAGTATTCTTTGAACTGCGGCAAAAGCAGTATTTGTGTCTCCAGAGCGGGCAGGCGCTCGCAATCCTCAGGCCATTGCAAACAGGATTGCCTCGGCGCGGCTTTTTGTAACGCAATCACCCACACTTGGGGGAACTCCGTGAACAGCACCTTGGGTTGCCTTGGCAATGCGTTGTGGTTTTTATTGGGCGGCGTTTTTATGGGCCTTATGTGGTGGATGTTCGGCGTGCTCTGTTTCATCTCCATTGTGGGTATTCCCTGGGGGCGCGCGTGTTTTGTCATGGGCAACTTCGCTTTTTTCCCCTTTGGCAAAATGCCCGTTTCGCGCGACGTGCTGACTGGCACTCCTGATGTGGGCACCAGCGTGTTCGGCACAGTGGGCAACATCATCTGGCTGCTGTTGGCAGGTATATGGATTGCCATCGGGCATCTGCTGTCGGCCATCTGTTGCGCTGTAACCATTATCGGCATTCCCTTCGCGTGGCAGCACGTCAAGCTGGCGGCTTTGGCGCTGTGCCCCATTGGCAAGACCATTGTGCCCGCTCCGGTCGCCCAGGCTGCCGAGGAAGCCGCGACCCTGCGCGACTATCACAACAAGCGCTGATCTGCGTTTTTTCAGATACCTTTGCGGCCCCATGTCTCCCTGGATGTGAGGCCGTTTTTCATGTCATGACCTGCCTGTTTTTTGCGTTGAACCAAGATTTGCGGCATACTGTTCTGTGTCGCTGACAAGGCTGTGCATCTGCACATAAACAGATCGGGCAGTGGTGGGCGTGTGAGCGCCCTTGAACAGTATGCGCGGGATTGGCGTACCGAAAATGGCGGCGATAGCCGCGTGAAGAACGGCCAGGAGAAGAATATGGGTGACAGCAAGGTTTTGCGGCGGGCAGTATTTCTTGACCGTGACGGTACCCTGAACAAGGATACCGGCTATGTGCACCGCAAAGAAGACTGGCAATGGCTGCCGGGTGTGCCCGAGGCGCTCAAGCGCCTGCACGCTGTGGGCTATGTGCTTGTGGTGGTGAGCAACCAGTCTGGCATTGCACGCGGCATGTATGGGCACGAAGACCTGCGCCTGCTGGAACAATGGGTCAATGCAGAGCTGGCTGCAAAGAATGCGGTTGTGGACGCATGGTACTATTGTTCTCATCTGCCCGAAATCACCGGGCCGTGCCAGTGCCGCAAGCCTGAACCGGGCCTTATACTGCAAGCTGCCCGCGAACTTGAGCTTGATCTGGCCAATTCCTGGATGATAGGCGACCGCGTGCGCGATGTGCAGGCAGGCCTTGCGGCAGGCTGTCAGAGCATTCTGCTGCATCCTGACGGCAGCAGTAACAAGGACGATGATGAGGTTCCAGAGGGCGTGGCTGTGGTGCCGCATCTGCCTGCGGCCACGGTGCGCATTTTGGCTCCCCGTATGCGGCAGTTGCGCACGGCGCGTATGCTGGAAAAGATGAAGGAATGAACAGCGAATTGAAAAATAATCTGCTCTAGATTTGGCAAGAAACGCAGAGGCCCGGCATAAACCGGGCCTCTTGCTGTGGAGGAGTCTGCGAAGTTCCGTTATGAACTTGCGACATATAGAATGCTTTTATTTTGAAATGTTCAGGTGTCGAACCTGGGCCGTCGGCGAACATCATCAAGTGTACTGGGGTTCGTTTTCCTTGACGATCTGGAAAGATTTCATGGCCTTCACGGTTCCGGCGATGCCCTGATATTTGCACACGCCCGCCACGGTGCAGTCCAGCAGGTCTTCCTGGTCGGTATCCAGCACCAAGACGTCGCCTACCTGCATGCGCAGCAGCTGGTTGCCCGTGATGGTGGTGCCGCCAAAGCGCACCTTGAGTTCAATGGGGGTTTCCAGAAGGCGTTCTTTAAGGCGCGCCACCCAGGCATGGTCCACTTCAAGCCGTTCTGTCTGAAAGCTGGCGTGCAGTTTGGAGCGGATGGGTTCAATGGTGGCGTAGGGAAGGCAGATAATCATAGACCCCAGGGCCGTATCAAGCTCAACTTCAAAGGTGATGACCACAACAACGTCGCTGGGCGGCACAATGGCGGCGAACTGCGGATTGATCTCGCTGCGCACCAGCTCCAGCTTCACGTCGTGCACGGGCCGCCACGATTCTTCCATATTCTCCAGCGCGATTTTGACGATCTTGTCCACCACCGCCTGTTCGATGCGGGTGAATTCGCGCCCTTCCACCTTGGGTTGCGAGCCAGCGCCGCCAAAAACGCTTTCCACCAGGGCGAAGACCAGCCGGGAATCCACCACCATGATGGCATTGCCGCGCAGGGGATCCATCTTGAAGATGTTGATGGACGTGGGTACGGGCAGCGAACGCATGAATTCGCCGAATTTGGTCATATCAATGGATATGGGGTTCAGCTCGACGCGCTTGCGCACCGAGTTGGAAAGGGCGTTGGTACAAAGCCGGGCAAAGCGGTCGTTGACGATTTCAAGCACGGGCATGCGCCCGCGGATGATACGGTCCTGATTGGCAAGGTCAAAAGACACGATGCCGGAATCATCTTCCGTGACCTCGACTTCGCTTTCGATTTCACCGCCTGAAAGCCCGCGCAGCAGGGCATCCACTTCATCTTGCGCCAAAACTTTGTTCATGCCAGCCTCAAAAATATCTGGTGAAGGTTCGGTTGTTCTTCTTCCCCAAACCATGCAAGAAAAAGGCCATTTTGACAAGTGCAGTGCAGTGTCCGGGACGGTAAAGTAAGGGCCATACGCTTTTTCTTGCCAACCTGTGCCCCTTGAGGCAGGCTACAGCCGGAGCGACATCCATGCTGTTACAACTTTTTTCCACTGCCAGAACTCCCGTCCTTACCGGGGAAAATGCAGGCGTCACACCCCTTGAAGTAGAGGCCACACCGGGCGAAAGCCTTTCTCGGGCCATCTGGCTTTCCGGGTTGGTGCCTCCATTGCCGCTGTGCGGCGGGTTGGGCCGCTGTGGCCGCTGCCGGGTTCGCTTTGTGGCTGATGCTCCAGCCCCTTTGCCTGCCGAAGCGGATATTTTTTCAGCCGTTGAGCTGAATGAAGGCTGGCGTTTGGCTTGCCGCCGTCAAGTGCCTGACGCTGCAAAGCTTGTACTGGAGCTTCCGGCAGAAAATTTGGCTCTGCCTTCTGATCCGGAAAAAACACCCGATGCCGACTTTATGGTAGACATGCGGCAGGCAACGGCGGATAACACTCCGCCAGCAAGTTCTGCCGTAGAGGGTGCTTCCGTCGCCTTGGCGGTGGATCTGGGTACGACTTCCGTATACTGGCGGGCTGTTGTTGTGCCCGAAGTAGACGAGAGGGGCGCAGTTGGTGGGGGCGCTGGGGCTATTGTAGCCCAGGGCAGCTTTCTGAATCCGCAGGCTGGCGCAGGGGCAGATGTCATGTCACGGCTGGCCGTGGCCATGCAGCCACAGGGCCGCAGGGTTTTGTCCGGGCTGGTGCGCCGCAGCCTGCGTAGTGTCGTGGATGCTCTTGAGCAGGACGGCACAGCACGGGTTACGGATGTGTGCGTGGCTGCCAATACGGCCATGACGGATATTTTTCTGGATCTTCCCGTAGACGGTTTGTGCGCAGCGCCTTACAGGCTTGAGCACCACGGGCATAAAAATGTGGATGTGCCCGGTTTGCCGCCAGTGTACATTCCCCCCTTGCCCGCTCCTTTTGTGGGTGGCGACATAAGCGCGGGGCTGGCTGCACTGCTGGCAGCCGATATGCCCCGGCCTTTTGTGCTGGCAGACCTTGGCACCAATGGCGAACTGGCGCTTGTGGACGCGCAGGGCAGGCTTTTACTGGCCAGTGTGCCTCTGGGGCCAGCGCTTGAAGGCATTGGCCCGCAGTGCGGGCAATTGGCCGGGCCAGGAGTTATTACAGATTTCAGCCTTGCGCCCACAGGCTTGAATGCGCATTTCTTTGCGCAGAGGCCGGAAGACGCCAGACCAGAGAACGATGGGCCCGAACACGGCGGGCAATGCCCTTGCCCTTCCTGTCAGGCTATATCTGCTCAGACGTTGGAGAACGGGCGGTTCGGCTCGGAAGCTGGAGTGCACAAGGCGCGCGGCATCAGTGCCACCGGGTATGTGTCATTGCTGGCCGTACTGTTGCGAACGGGCCTCATGCGAAAGGACGGCGGCTTTGAAGCTGCACCGACCATGCCTCTGGCCCGCAGGCTGGCCTCTAATCTTGAGGCTGGTAAAGACAGCGGTGGCATGCGGCTGCGGCTGCCCCACGGCATGTGGCTGTGCGCCGCCGATGTGGAGGAACTGCTTAAGGTCAAAGCGGCCTTTGCCCTGGCGCTGGAAAGCCTGCTGGCGGCGGCGGAGCTGGCCCCTGCCGAAGTGGCCGCGCTGTGTCTGGCCGGGGCTTTGGGCGAACATGTGCGGGCGCATGACCTGCAAACCCTTGGTTTTTTGCCTTCAGCACTGGCCCCCCGGCTGCGGGCCGTGGGCAACGCCTCTTTGGAGGGAGCGGCTCTGCTGGCCATAGATGCGCGGATGCGCGAGAATCTGGCTGGCCTGTGTACAACATCACGGCTGCTGCCTCTTGTGGAAGAAGAAAATTTTCATCAGACCTATTTGCGCCATATGCGCTTTGGAGCATAAATGTCAGACCAGAATAATAAGAAATCCCGCCCGAACCGCTCCCGCGACGACGGCACTTCACGCGACAAGCGTTCGGATAAACCGGCGCGTTCCGGCGGGTCTCGCCCCGGTGGCCCACGCCCCGGTGGCGGACACTCAGGCAAGCCCGGTCAGGATAAAGACGGCGAAAATCGTTCCCGGCCCGACAGGGCGGGGGCAGACAGGTCTGGCTCTGGCAGCGGCAGACCCGGCAAGCCCGGCTCTGACAAAAGCAGATCCGACAGGTCTGACAGGACCGATAGGCCCGACAGATCCGATAAATCAAATAGGCCCGACAGGTCTGATAGATCCGATCGGCCAGATAGATCCGACAGGTCCGACAGATCAAACAGGTCCGATAGACCAGACAGATCGAGCAGACCTGATAGGTCTGATAGGTCCGATAGACCAGACAGATCGGGTAGACCCGATAGATCCGATAGATCTGATAGGTCCGGCAGATCTGATAGATCCGATAGACAAAACAGGCCCGAGAGGTCTGACAGATCTGACAGATCAAAGTGGTCCGACAGACCGGGCAGACCTGATAAGTCTGACAGATCAGATCGGCCTGATAGGTCCGATAGACCAGACAGATCGAATAGACCTGATAGATCAAACAGACCCGAGAGGTCTGACAGATCCGACAGATCAAAGTGGTCCGACAGACCGGGCAGATCGGACAGGTCTGATAGGTCCGATAGATCCGGCAGGTCAGATCGGCCTGACAGGTCAGATAGATCCGACAGACAAGATAGGCCATATTCCGGTAAGGCTGGAGCGCCAGCCAGGGGCAGAAGCGGTGCGGCACATGCTTCAGACCGCGAAGCTGGTCAGGGCAGAAGCCGGGCATATATGCGCGATGATACGCCCAGTGCGCCACGCCCTGCGGCTGTCTATACTAATGCATGGCGCGGGGCAGCGCCGTTGTTTCCGCCACTGACAGACGAGGTGCGGCATATTCTCGGCCAGCTGCCGGAAGTGCTGGCGCGTGTGTGGCCTTTGAGCGCCGCCCATCGGCGTTCGCTGCCTGATGACGTGGCCCGGCTGTCACGCCTGCTCACGACCGAGCGGGCGGCTCTTGACCGTCCCTATTGGGGTACTCCGGCTTTTGTCAGCGCGTACCTGTATTACTTTTTGCCCTGGAACCTGGTGCGGCTTACCCGCCTGCTGGCGGCCATGCCCCTGCCTGATCCGCATCTGGCTGCGGCTCAGGGCGGCAAAGCTCTGTTACTGGATGTGGGTTCCGGCCCGCTAACCTTGCCGCTGGCCCTGTGGCTGGCCCGGCCCCAATGGCGTCAGGCCCCCATACAGGTGCTGGCTCTGGACAACTCTTCGCAGCCTTTGGAACTGGGGCATACCCTGTTGAAGGAAATGGCCGCGCTGACATACCACCAACCGTGGGCCGTGCAGACTGTGCGCGCGCCGCTGGAACATGCGGCCAGACAGGCAGCGCCTCTGTTGGCCGGAGGGCAGGCTCGTCCCTGGCTGGTCAGTGCCGCCAATGTGCTCAACGAACTGCGCTTTGGCAAACGCGGCGGCCGCGCCAGCTCGCTGGACGGCTATGAAGATGAAATGGATGCCGCAGGCCAGATGGGAGTAGTGGACACTTACAACGCAGATGACCGCACAACTGCTCCGGGTCAGTCCACAGATCCTGATGAACGGCCTGACGACTGCCGTCAGGAAAAGCTTGTGCGTTTTATGGATACTCTTGCTCCCCTGTTTCGCACGCACGGCTCTTCCAGAGGGCGGTCAGAAGAGCAGCCTGCTGGGCCTGCGCTGCTTTTCGTGGAACCCGGCACTCGGCTGGGCGGCTCGACTATTATGGATTTACGCCAGCTGTCGGTGGATGGCGGCCTTACAGCGCTGGCTCCTTGCCCGCATCAGGCGGCCTGTCCTTTGTTGAGCCGACAGGGAGGTCGCACATGGTGCCACTTTACCTTTGACAGTGAAGATGCTCCCCATTGGCTTGAAAATCTTTCAGCCGATGCCGGACTTGCCAAGAGTGGCCTGAGCCTCGCGCCTTTGCTGCTTTCGCCTGCAGCAGCGCCTGACGGCTCGTCCGGGGCGGAAGGGCAGGGGCGCAAAACCTCCGGGGCCATGCAGGCCCGCGTGTTGACCGCCCCCTTTGCAGTGCCCGGTCTGGCTGGCCGGGGCCGCTATGCCTGTGCGGCTTGTGGTCTGTTGTTGCTGGAAGATGCCGAGGGCCTGCCCTCCGGCAACTTGCTTGAGGTGCAGGTAACCCCCGACGCACGGCGTGACGGCAAGAGCGGAGCGCGCATCGTGCGGCGGCCCGGTGGTTCTGCGCCTGCTACGGCCCCTTCTTCGGGCTTTCCCGCATCGCGCCCGCAGCAGCCTTTTCCTGCGAGAAACTCTCGCAGACCCCAGTGGCGTGACGGCAAGGCTGGAAAAAAATCGTAAAAATACTTTTGTAAGGCTAACAAGCCCCCGCAAGGCCTGCACGCACGCGCCTTGTGGGGGCTTTCACATGATAGATGAAGCTTATTAAAAATATTTATCATTATGTAAAATAATTTAATTCAATATGTTAATATAGACCTCAACTTTCCGGGGCTTTTATTTGCTGCGTATACATGTATACTTGGCTTTGGTCCCGCAGGGCCGTTTTTGCCGTGCACAACTTCAATCCAAGGTTATTCTTCCCATGCCTGAAATGCCAAAAAATCTTCCCCAGCCGCAGTTGAAGCCCAATACCGAAGTCGTTTTGCAAAAGCGTTATCTGCGCAAAAATCTGGATGGCCAAATAGTCGAAACCCCGCGTGATCTCTTCTGGCGCGTGGCTTCCTCCATTGCCGTTGAAGAAGAGAAATACGAAGGTTCCAGCCAGAAGTGCCCGCAGCTGGCGCGCGATTTTTATGATATTATGACCAGCTGGAAGTTCCTGCCCAATTCGCCAACGCTCATGAATGCGGGGACGGATCTGGGGCAGCTTTCCGCGTGCTTCGTGCTACCGGTGGGCGACTCCATTGAAGAGATTTTTGACGCCGTCAAGTACGCGGCTATGATACACAAGTCCGGCGGCGGCACGGGATTTTCCTTCTCCCGCCTGCGCCCCAAGGACAGCCGTGTGGGCTCCACAGGCGGCGTGGCTTCCGGCCCGGTGTCATTTTTGCGCATCTTTAATACTGCCACAGAGCAGATAAAGCAGGGCGGCACGCGGCGCGGGGCCAATATGGGCATCCTGCGGGTGGATCACCCGGATATTCTTGAGTTTATTGGCGCCAAGGAAAAAGAAGGCGAGTTTAATAACTTCAATCTTTCCGTCGGACTGACTGAAGCCTTTATGCAGGCGGTGGAAAAAGACGAGCACTATGACCTTGTGTCGCCCGGCAATGGCGAGGTCATGAAGCGTCTGCCCG of Desulfovibrio intestinalis contains these proteins:
- a CDS encoding YccF domain-containing protein, with the translated sequence MGCLGNALWFLLGGVFMGLMWWMFGVLCFISIVGIPWGRACFVMGNFAFFPFGKMPVSRDVLTGTPDVGTSVFGTVGNIIWLLLAGIWIAIGHLLSAICCAVTIIGIPFAWQHVKLAALALCPIGKTIVPAPVAQAAEEAATLRDYHNKR
- the gmhB gene encoding D-glycero-beta-D-manno-heptose 1,7-bisphosphate 7-phosphatase translates to MSALEQYARDWRTENGGDSRVKNGQEKNMGDSKVLRRAVFLDRDGTLNKDTGYVHRKEDWQWLPGVPEALKRLHAVGYVLVVVSNQSGIARGMYGHEDLRLLEQWVNAELAAKNAVVDAWYYCSHLPEITGPCQCRKPEPGLILQAARELELDLANSWMIGDRVRDVQAGLAAGCQSILLHPDGSSNKDDDEVPEGVAVVPHLPAATVRILAPRMRQLRTARMLEKMKE
- a CDS encoding ASKHA domain-containing protein; its protein translation is MLLQLFSTARTPVLTGENAGVTPLEVEATPGESLSRAIWLSGLVPPLPLCGGLGRCGRCRVRFVADAPAPLPAEADIFSAVELNEGWRLACRRQVPDAAKLVLELPAENLALPSDPEKTPDADFMVDMRQATADNTPPASSAVEGASVALAVDLGTTSVYWRAVVVPEVDERGAVGGGAGAIVAQGSFLNPQAGAGADVMSRLAVAMQPQGRRVLSGLVRRSLRSVVDALEQDGTARVTDVCVAANTAMTDIFLDLPVDGLCAAPYRLEHHGHKNVDVPGLPPVYIPPLPAPFVGGDISAGLAALLAADMPRPFVLADLGTNGELALVDAQGRLLLASVPLGPALEGIGPQCGQLAGPGVITDFSLAPTGLNAHFFAQRPEDARPENDGPEHGGQCPCPSCQAISAQTLENGRFGSEAGVHKARGISATGYVSLLAVLLRTGLMRKDGGFEAAPTMPLARRLASNLEAGKDSGGMRLRLPHGMWLCAADVEELLKVKAAFALALESLLAAAELAPAEVAALCLAGALGEHVRAHDLQTLGFLPSALAPRLRAVGNASLEGAALLAIDARMRENLAGLCTTSRLLPLVEEENFHQTYLRHMRFGA
- a CDS encoding small ribosomal subunit Rsm22 family protein codes for the protein MRDDTPSAPRPAAVYTNAWRGAAPLFPPLTDEVRHILGQLPEVLARVWPLSAAHRRSLPDDVARLSRLLTTERAALDRPYWGTPAFVSAYLYYFLPWNLVRLTRLLAAMPLPDPHLAAAQGGKALLLDVGSGPLTLPLALWLARPQWRQAPIQVLALDNSSQPLELGHTLLKEMAALTYHQPWAVQTVRAPLEHAARQAAPLLAGGQARPWLVSAANVLNELRFGKRGGRASSLDGYEDEMDAAGQMGVVDTYNADDRTTAPGQSTDPDERPDDCRQEKLVRFMDTLAPLFRTHGSSRGRSEEQPAGPALLFVEPGTRLGGSTIMDLRQLSVDGGLTALAPCPHQAACPLLSRQGGRTWCHFTFDSEDAPHWLENLSADAGLAKSGLSLAPLLLSPAAAPDGSSGAEGQGRKTSGAMQARVLTAPFAVPGLAGRGRYACAACGLLLLEDAEGLPSGNLLEVQVTPDARRDGKSGARIVRRPGGSAPATAPSSGFPASRPQQPFPARNSRRPQWRDGKAGKKS
- the purM gene encoding phosphoribosylformylglycinamidine cyclo-ligase is translated as MSSDRAKAYTQAGVDIEAGNTLVSRIKSMVQSTQTRGVISDIGGFGGLFRPDLSGMSEPVLVSSTDGVGTKLKLAFAFDKHDTVGIDLVAMSVNDILVQGANPLFFLDYFATGKLNVDTAQTVIGGVAEGCRQADCALLGGETAEMPDMYAPGEYDLAGFCVGIVDNAKLIDGSGIQVGDHIVGIASSGLHSNGYSLARKVLEKSGLKPDDAFPGADGASVRDVMLAPTIIYVEAVRSLLRDLNVKGMAHITGGGFYDNIPRVLPAQVEARINFGSWQMSPVFRWLKETGDLSWPEILQIFNGGIGYVLVLPPDQSEEAISRIQAFNLRAWHIGDVARRSKDGNETEQVVVNF
- the fliM gene encoding flagellar motor switch protein FliM, with the translated sequence MNKVLAQDEVDALLRGLSGGEIESEVEVTEDDSGIVSFDLANQDRIIRGRMPVLEIVNDRFARLCTNALSNSVRKRVELNPISIDMTKFGEFMRSLPVPTSINIFKMDPLRGNAIMVVDSRLVFALVESVFGGAGSQPKVEGREFTRIEQAVVDKIVKIALENMEESWRPVHDVKLELVRSEINPQFAAIVPPSDVVVVITFEVELDTALGSMIICLPYATIEPIRSKLHASFQTERLEVDHAWVARLKERLLETPIELKVRFGGTTITGNQLLRMQVGDVLVLDTDQEDLLDCTVAGVCKYQGIAGTVKAMKSFQIVKENEPQYT